A stretch of the Erinaceus europaeus chromosome 1, mEriEur2.1, whole genome shotgun sequence genome encodes the following:
- the TMEM74 gene encoding transmembrane protein 74, whose amino-acid sequence MELHYLAKKDSQTALCDAMDWSLEGASATHKADATASKAALCCQRHCSSTSRIVEMEESKLDSSVAPNSSLQDNASQPDSLLPGPLHSDNNQMTTERKVCNCCSQELETSFTYVDENVNLEQRNRSSPSSKGSNNHPRDLGWENPSEWSQEAAISLISEDEDDKSSEATSSGKSVDYGFISAILFLVTGILLVIISYIVPREVTVDPNTVAAREMERLEKESAKLGAHLDRCVIAGLCLLTLGGVVLSCLLMMSMWKGELYRRNRFASSTESAKLYGSFNFRMKTSANENTLELSLVEEDAVQS is encoded by the coding sequence ATGGAGCTTCACTACCTGGCTAAGAAAGACAGTCAGACAGCTCTGTGTGATGCTATGGACTGGAGTTTAGAAGGGGCTTCTGCTACCCACAAGGCAGATGCAACAGCCTCCAAAGCTGCTCTCTGTTGCCAGAGACACTGCTCATCAACATCTAGAATAGTTGAGATGGAAGAATCTAAACTCGATTCTTCAGTGGCACCCAACTCCTCTCTGCAAGACAATGCCAGTCAGCCAGACTCCTTGCTACCTGGACCTCTCCATTCAGATAACAACCAAATGACAACTGAGAGAAAAGTCTGCAATTGCTGCAGTCAGGAGTTAGAAACTTCTTTTACCTATGTGGACGAGAATGTCAACTTGGAGCAGAGAAACCGGAGCTCCCCTTCATCAAAAGGGAGTAATAATCACCCCAGAGACCTAGGTTGGGAAAATCCAAGTGAGTGGTCCCAGGAAGCTGCCATATCTCTGATATCTGAAGATGAAGATGATAAAAGTTCAGAAGCCACATCTTCAGGGAAGTCAGTAGACTATGGCTTCATTAGTGCCATCTTGTTTTTGGTCACCGGCATCTTACTAGTCATCATCTCTTATATTGTCCCACGGGAAGTGACCGTGGATCCCAACACAGTGGCAGCCCGGGAGATGGAACGCTTGGAGAAGGAGAGTGCAAAGTTGGGTGCTCACCTGGATCGTTGTGTGATTGCTGGACTCTGCCTTCTCACGCTTGGGGGAGTGGTTCTGTCCTGTTTGCTCATGATGTCTATGTGGAAGGGAGAGCTCTATAGGCGCAACAGATTTGCTTCTTCCACAGAGTCTGCAAAACTCTATGGGTCTTTTAACTTCAGGATGAAAACCAGTGCTAACGAAAACACCCTAGAACTGTCCTTGGTAGAGGAAGATGCTGTACAGAGTTAA